The nucleotide sequence TTTGAAAGATGAACATTTCAGAACAGGAAAAATCACCGTTCTTGAGCCATCTGCTAGGAACCCCCCCCCAACAGTGCCCAGATCTCAGCCCTCTCTTCAATGATTCTAGAACTTTCTCTTCCCTACTGAACGAGTTGGGCCCAgtcccacgcacacacacacatacacactctctcacacactcacacacacacacacactttctcNNNNNNNNNNNNNNNNNNNNNNNNNNNNNNNNNNNNNNNNNNNNNNNNNNNNNNNNNNNNNNNNNNNNNNNNNNNNNNNNNNNNNNNNNNNNNNNNNNNNNNNNNNNNNNNNNNNNNNNNNNNNNNNNNNNNNNNNNNNNNNNNNNNNNNNNNNNNNNNNNNNNNNNNNNNNNNNNNNNNNNNNNNNNNNNNNNNNNNNNNNNNNNNNNNNNNNNNNNNNNNNNNNNNNNNNNNNNNNNNNNNNNNNNNNNNNNNNNNNNNNNNNNNNNNNNNNNNNNNNNNNNNNNNNNNNNNNNNNNNNNNNNNNNNNNNNNNNNNNNNNNNNNNNNNNNNNNNNNNNNNNNNNNNNNNNNNNNNNNNNNNNNNNNNNNNNNNNNNNNNNNNNNNNcactcacacacactctctcacacacacactctcactcacacacacacactcacacacacactcactcacacacactctctcacacacacacgcacatcctGGGGTTTGAAACATTCCATAAGAAGAAGCAAGGAGCTTGATCCTCACTGAACAACAAAAGAAGAAACCAATCTTAAAACTGGGTCACGCCATTTGCTTGAGTGAAATTGCAGCTCAAGAGAAAAAAGTCTCCAAGGCTTCTGTCAGTAAGATATCGAGTAAGGTGACCACAAAAGGGGCTGTGGCTTCTCTTAAACTGTTGTAACCCCGTCTCCCTCTCGCTCTCAAAACAAGAGCTCTGCAACTCCGGATGTGAAAGAACTTTTGAGCTTTGACAGCGAGTTGTATCAGTTTCCAGTCTTCCACTCTGACACAGACACCACTCTCTGATTGTCTTGGTGGATCCATATCTGTCTCCTTGGAAACCGAGTGGATTGGTTATTAACGGGTTGCGAAGACCgtgtctctctcgctgtctctccgGGGTAGACTCTCCGATATCAGGATGGTTCAGCTGGAACTGGAAGTGTATCCCTGTCAATAGGGAAAGGCCTGGGAGCAGACAATGCTGAGGACATCATCGCGTGATACCAGTGACCCTGAGCTACAGATGAGGTACTTTACATCAAGCGTCCTTACTTCATAGAGCTGCCACCGCTagacagaacaggccatttggccccaactGTTTGTGTGCTGGTGTCTATCCTCCATACTGTCCCTCTTCAACTTTACTGTTAGAGTTGGTTTGTCAAGAGATTGGTGTAGATGGGTtgacacagactcaatgggttaaaGGGCTTTACGTGTACGCCTGACTCTATATCCTTCCAGTTTCCTCTATtattatatagaatccctacagtttggaagcaagccattcggcccattgaatccacattgacccctccccaaagagcatcccatcaaccctgttcctgtaaccccacatttcccatggctaacccactcagtttgcacatccctggacactatggggcaatttagcatggccaatccaccctaacctgcacatctttggaccatgagaggaaacccacacagacacggggagaacgtgtaaactccacacagacagtcgcccgagggtggaatcgaaccggggtccctgacaccatgaggctgcagtctgagccactgagccaccgtgctgccctaatgtTCCTATCTATTGAACTGAAACATAGAATatgggaacagaagtaggctattcagcccttcagacctgctccaccattcaataacatcatgactgatcatccaatttTTCCTGCTTGCTCCCCCATACCCTTTTGATCCCTTTTGCCCTAAGAACTGTGTGTAAATATTTGTCGATGTGTATGCTTTTTGTCTTGACCACTGTACTGTGATAGCTCTCCATTctcaccactctcaggctgaagaagTCTTTCCAAATCTCCCTATTGGATTTATCTTCTTTTATTTTGGTGCCCAGTTTCAGATTTTCCCACCACCCCGCTCCGCATCGACCCCCTTCTAAAGACTTCTGCTTGGCTCTCCCCCGTACCCtcccccttttttatttctctaaaCGTTAGACCCTTGGTGGTTTACTGACGGTTGANNNNNNNNNNNNNNNNNNNNNNNNNNNNNNNNNNNNNNNNNNNNNNNNNNNNNNNNNNNNNNNNNNNNNNNNNNNNNNNNNNNNNNNNNNNNNNNNNNNNNNNNNNNNNNNNNNNNNNNNNNNNNNNNNNNNNNNNNNNNNNNNNNNNNNNNNNNNNNNNNNNNNNNNNNNNNNNNNNNNNNNNNNNNNNNNNNNNNNNNNNNNNNNNNNNNNNNNNNNNNNNNNNNNNNNNNNNNNNNNNNNNNNNNNNNNNNNNNNNNNNNNNNNNNNNNNNNNNNNNNNNNNNNNNNNNNNNNNNNNNNNNNNNNNNNNNNNNNNNNNNNNNNNNNNNNNNNNNNNNNNNNNNNNNNNNNNNNNNNNNNNNNNNNNNNNNNNNNNNNNNNNNNNNNNNNNNNNNNNNNNNNNNNNNNNNNNNNNNNNNNNNNNNNNNNNNNNNNNNNNNNNNNNNNNNNNNNNNNNNNNNNNNNNNNNNNNNNNNNNNNNNNNNNNNNNNNNNNNNNCGTGTTGGTTGGGATTAACTGAATGTTACAACAAAAAGTGTTAGGTGAAACTTCATttattcagattttaaaatatcaTATTGTGCATTTATACAATGGTTACAATTGGCTGAATGTCTaatccacacacgcacacacttgcCAATCTAAGATTTGGGCTTCATCCCATCAGATTTCTTTGCACAGTAAACCTACATCGCCCCGAGAGCTCCAAGTAATGGGATGACATGTCTGCACCGAATGGGAAAAATTGCTGCCCttaaacaccccccccccccccaaaaaaagcaaTATTCAACAGCATTCACTGAGTGGCATACTGGAAACTTCAGATTAAAACAAAGGTTACAACTTAATCTACCACCAGCACAATGTTacaccacctcccccccaaccACCACGCACTTGGGCCAAATCTCAAACCATTTCTCTCAATTTCTCAGCTAAACTGTCCCAGCAGGAACACACAAGCCCTCGATAGCTGGCTACTTAACTGGCAGCAGGCATCACAGCCAAAAACAATCCTGCCAGAGGCCTGCACTCTGGTTTGAGATGGGATTTTAAGACCGTGATCTACTAATCGACAAACGAAAGATGCATGTTGACAGACTGTGCGGAGTGAATTGGGCAATCACCAGGCATTTTCTCTTCCTCTAGTTTTGTTATCAAGTTAATGCTATAAATTTAAAACAAGCAAACACCATTTATACACGTGAGAAGGATAGTGTAAAAAAGAGGGGGAGCAAAAGTTATAGCTTACAACAGGACTGTTTCAAGAAACAGAGCTCATTTGCTTACAGGTTCAGCTGGGCATGACTAATAAATGCCAAACAATTGTCCAAAATTTCCAATTCTGGAATGTCCCTGCAGCTTTGATTTGCAGTTTATAGTTTTTGAttctgtttttaaagaaaaaaaattctttatccatccccccctccccctcactggtTGGATTGACATTTTTCCCCTTCAGTTgctattatataaatgattactCCTTAACGCAAATCACTCTCTTCGCCCTGAATGGTCTTCTTGATACGAAGAAGCATTGTAGTCAACCACTGATCCAACCTGGAGATGGAATCATACTCCTTCACCTACAAGAGAGGACAAAGTCAGCTTCGATGCTTTTCTTTAAGTTCAAACAGAACGCTAATCCTGGAGCTAGAAAGTCTTAGTCCCCACTCCGGATGATGCAGTTCAGATGGACACTCCCATCTCAGTTACTGAAGGAGCACTTCACTGTTGGAGGCACTGGCTCTCAGGCTGCTCATTAAACCCCAGCCATGGTGCGAGGCAGAGCCACATCATTGTCTCCTGGATGCCACATACAGCAAGACAGTGAGTGCAAGAGCAAGTGATGGGGGCTGAAAAATTATGCCTTTTAATACAATGGCAGGGGGAGGAGTAAGTGGAACAGATGGCGAGGATGCCCAGTGCAAAAAGACAAAAGGTAGTGTCCATGGCTGTAGGAGTTCATACAGACAAAGTGTCTGAGCAGAACATGCACACGCACTGCAGACAGCAAAGACACAACACTCCCCACCCCTGTTCCCAATCAAAAACTGTGCTCATCGTGTGAAGTTGTTGAATGCAATATTAAACCCTGAAAGACCCAATCAGAAAGCGTGTTGGACCTCTGACAGTGAAAAGGCACAGTTAGAAGAGTTTGCAACCTCAACATTAGGAAGGTATTGCAAATACTTATTAGCATCTTTTCCTTTGGACCTGTTAAATGCAGCGCATATTGTTTTCAAAAAGAACAGTATTCTTACTGGTGAACCAGTGAGCCAAAACAGAACATCTGCCATAACCCTGGATTGTTTGGTATGCCAGAAACAAATCAGTAGCTGCATTGCTGGTTCAACTTCCCTGCCAATAACCCAGTCCCTGAGCACTTCACTGAAATATCAATGAGCACTTCACTGAAATATCACCGCAGGTTGTGCTGGACTCTAGAGTGAGTGTTCCATCATTGATCCAATGTGTTGCTTCGCATACCtatttcagacattttgaacTCTGAATTCAGCAAGCATCATACATTatgcaatacagcacaggaacaggcctttctgcccatcgagcctgcacagATTCGTAACCCTTATTTAGATCCACTACTTATCACTAGTGTGGTAACTACCCTTCTGCTCGCCTCATGCTCATGTCTATTAAGATACACCTTAACGTTGCTAATGTGCCcgcatccaccacctccactggcagtgcattccaggcacccaccaccctccgtGGGAAAACATtcctcctctcatcttgaacctgtgccctcttgtagttgactttCCAGCCTGGGAAGAAGTCTATCCACCTACGCTTCAATTTTGCAGACCTCTCAGgcaaacccctcagcctccctcaTCCACATTTTGATTGAAATCACAAACCACTTACTGCATCGGTGTAGCCATCGACATTCTGCTCCTCAAAGGCATCGAGCAATTTCTTGACCAGTTTACATTCCCTGGAATCGGAGAAGGCTGGGAACATTTCCTCATATTTTGTGACTGCCAACTGCGTGAATTGGTGAAAAGCACGGAGTTACACTACTGGACAAGGCTGTTCTCAATAGATGCAAAAAGAGGAGAAACACCTACAATGCAAAGTAACAAAGGACAGAAGAGGTATGCTCTGGTCTTCCACAGACCcaacatcttcctcacagcagGATTTTAAGTTTTAAATATTACCAAATTAAAAACGGTCTCAAAAGGACTACTTGTAGATGTTGCGAGGAGACATTTGCCTGAGATTTCGATAGGCGCTGTTCTCAAACTGTTAactttgaagaaaataaattgcagcTTCCTGCAAGGCTTCTGCAAGTGTGTCAAATGCACAGGAGTCCACAGGAACCATCACTTCTCCACCAGGCTGAAATTTCTTTCCTTGcttattcaaaataaaacaaatcacacTGCTCTAATGTTCTTCATCTTCAAAACCAGCACAGGAActggtattaaaaaaaaactttcagatGCTGAGTGTCTTCAATCTTATTCCAATTATACAAGGTGACATTTCCCATACCCATTGGTATTAAACCACCAACTAGATCAATAAAAGTTGCTAATCTATATACGAAGCAGCAAAAAGACAAGACAAaagacatgatggctcagtggtcagcactgctgcctcaacaccagggtcccaggttcgattccaccctcgggtgactgtctgcgtggagtttgcacattctcccggtgtctgtgggtttcccctgggtgctccggtttcctcccacaatccaaagatgtgcagatcaggtgaattagccatgctaaattgcccagcgtcaagtgcatgagtcagagggaaatgggtctgggtgggttgctcttcggagggtcagtgtggactggttgggccgaagggcccgtttccacactgtagggaatctaatctaattactccTCTGGTGCCAACTTACCTTAGCATTTAACATATCGACACAAAAGTGGCAGAGAGCAGCTTTGAAGAAGTATTCTTTGGCACTGTACTTTAAGAGTGGGCTGTCCATGGCCGTGGTGCCTACCTGTGGTGTAAAATGCACAAATTCACCGTAAGAATCAAGTATCAACACGACAGACTAACAAAAACAAGGAGCAGACTGCAAACCTGCCCAGGTTTTGCTAACAACACTTCTCCAAATTACAAATATTCTCTTGGAGAGATAGCGAGAGTGAGATTGTCGTGGACTAGTAAACCAGAACCTCAGGTTAACATTGCGGAGATGTGGATTTGAaacccactatggcagatggtgaaacttaaTGCAGTCAAAACCTGGAATCAAAACATCTGGCCTAATGGCAGCTGGGAGACTTCCACCTAGTGTTGTAAAACCTcctgtggttcactaatgtcctttaggaacaCAAGTCTGCCATCCCTACcaagtctggcctccatgtgactccagacacaaagCAGTGTAGTTGACTCAGAGCCCTCGGAGATTGCTGAGCAAGTCATCCAGTTCAAGAATGGGCAACAAACGCTGACCTTGCCAGCATAGTCTATACCCCAAGGAAGAGTTTTTGAAAAAGTCAATGGATTGCAATTGGGAGGCTGCGGTGGTTGTCAGGAACTTCTCTCACAACGgacagtatttttaaaaagatggctcatgggatgcaggtgtcactggctgggcaagtctttattgcccatccttaattgctcctTGAGAAACCGGGGCGAGCTGCATTCTTGGagttgctgcagtccacgtggtgTCACAATTCTATTCAGGAGGAAGTTCCTGGGTtatgacccagcaacactgaaggaatggggaatggcttggaggtgaacttgcagggagtggcgTACCGTGTATTTTCTATCCTAGTCACTTTACATGAGCAAGGTCACAGGTTTGCAAGATGCTGAGAGAGCAGCCATAGTGAAAGGCTGCATTGCACATTGCAGACAGCACACATTATACATATAGATTTGTTAGGTGTGCGGTGAGGACAGGGATTAAAAAACAAAAGAGACACAGACACTTTTAGATATGTTCAAAGGATATGGAGGTAGTGAGAGAATATGGagtgatcagccacaatctagaATGACGGATCGGACTCCAGGGGTTGAATGACCTAATCCGTTGATACCTTCCTACAATACAGAGCAAAAGCAATTACCTGTCAACTAAACATGAGAGCGAGAATAATCTATTCTCCCAGTTTAAGCAGCTGGAGACATATCATCCGGATGAACCCACCCACTCACCTGCTCATATATCTCGACAGCTTTGGGATACTGTTCAAGCTGCGCAGCATACGTAGCAACTTTCAGTAAGCACTTGTTTGCAGAACTGCAGAGCAAAAGATAACAGGCTAAATATCTCCAGATGACAAATATAAAATGAAAGCCAAGCCCAAACTCCGTGTATTCACACGTACTGCACTCAACTTTTGGTCATTCTGTCAACATTTAACACTGAACCCTGAATGTATAAGCTTCCATCGCAATATGGGGACAAGATAGCCAAAAGCAAAATAACTTTGTGCAAGTCCATTCCATCAGCTCACTGCTTCAGCATAGTAAGTGATAACTAAAATGAACACAACTAGGATAAAATTGGGTGGGAGACCACAGCAACATGAAAACCAACTGCTTGAGGCACAAGTCATTATCCTttaatgggacatgggtgttacAAGGTCAACGTTTATTCCCCACACCCAAATGGCACTAAATGGCTTCCTCAGAACATAAttgggcagttatgagtcaaccacatttgttATGGATCCTGTCACACACAGGCCTGGGTAAAGATGACAGTTTTCAACCCTGAAGGAACTTAGCGAATTAGGGTTTtccacagaacaggaacaggccctctgcTCCATGATGTTATACCAAAAAGGacactaaaacaaaacaaatccattctgcctgcccttggtccatatccctgtataTTAGTGTGCTTACCTAAAAGCACTTTAAATGCCTCGGTCATagctgcctctaccaccactccTGGCATCATCTTCCAGACACCTAGCACACTTAAACTTGCCCATCACATCAtctttgaactttccctctcaccataaacgcACGCACCCAGTATCAGACATTTCaacttttgggggaaaaaaaaagattctaCTGTCAAGCTTATCTATGAATCTCAATTTTACGGACTTCTATCTAGTCtccttcagtctgtgctgctccagagaaaacaaccctagtttATTCACAAATCAATGGATTGTTTCTTGGTCACTCATACTGAGACCAGCTTTTATTTGCAGAGTTCTTTTTTGGTTGAATCTCATTTCCACCAGCTCTATAGGCCATCAGTCGAGTCCTCTGGATAACTAGTCCAGTCATGTTACCAGCTTGACACGGTCAACCCCAACTTCTTTGCAAGCTCACCCATTCGTAATATAAATGTTGCTCACCTGTTAGACTCTTCACCTTTGTAATAATCAGCTGCTTGTTCATAATGTGCAATTGCCTGCAAAGGTAAAAATTCAACTATTTTCACTGAAGCAACCAAATAGTAGTCTCAGTTCACAGACCACAGAGTGAAACTTTGCAGTTAAAAAGTTGCACACTTTTGAAACAATAAATGTTTCTCCTATTTTTTTGAATCTGaaacatactttttaaaaagtcatgagatTTGGATTTTCCTGTGCAGGCCATTTCAATTATCCTGCTGACTCAGTCAATTTCACATGGCAACTTATTATTCGATGACAATGCAGTCAGTGATTTGTTAATAATTCCTTTCATTTCCTCCCACTTCCAGCCCTACAACCTACTGAGATTTGTattctttcaattctggtctcttgaccATCTCAGATCATGAACTGCACCAGGGGCATTTGTCTTTAGCTTCCTAAAATCAGGAATTTCCTCCAGAACACACACCCATGCATCAGCTTTAAGGATTATTAATTAATTGGTTTTCTGTCATAATCTTTGTAGTTCAGTGTTAAAGTTTGTTTGGCGATAGGGCATGTTTTACTAAAGGCTCTGTATAAATTCAAGCTGTTCTAATCAGCTGCTGTGCAAGAACATACAGGCAAGTCCATCAGTATCAGGGAGGTTAATTGTCTGCTCCCATGAAGAATGCCTCAGTTTTTCTATACACTTATCTGTACTTAACACACTAAGGGACCTTCCTGACCTACATCTCAGTAACGAGCACCAATCACCCAGCAACCATCTGTCCTCAAGTATTCAAACAGAAAAGGGACGTGGCAATTTAGTTTGACACTTAAAACTATTACAAATATTCAACAGAATATTCAGCACAAATTCAACAGGACTCCTCAGGGCTGGTCAGATACCTACCTTCTCGATATCCACCAACTCACTCTCGTAAATCTCTGCTATTGATATGTGATGCTTCGCTGCAATTGTAAACCGACCCTAAACATAAAACATTAGTATCAAATAAACTAGCATTTTGGAAAACTATTCCTCATAACAAGGAGGATGAGATGCAACAGCAATATCTTCCAAGATGAATTGTTTGGTCAACGTCAGATCTGGACATTTTCTTGATaatacttttttttctaaaaagaaTTGAGGAAGGGtaaccagacccaaaatgttaattgatttctcctcagatgctgccagacctgccaagattttccagcaacttctgttataGAAAGGTTAAATGGCCATCTTAACTTGGGCTTTTGTGTAGCAATGACAGTTTGATCTAGCGTACTTGACGTCCTCGAAGGAATGAATTTTGAATAAATTAGTGCGTAATACCCAATGCGCAGAGAGGTTGGGAGCTAATCTTttgttgtgctgagctgttttattTATTACTTTACGGATTGTCGTCTTATTTTGCATGAGTATAGTTGTGTTTTTTGTTATATACAGTAATATTTTCCATTGGCTTGGtgttgtaattttataaaaattctttcaataaaaatctcTTAAAAAAGAAAGGTTAAAGGAGTTGGCAgagattggcaaatggagtacaagaGAATGTGAAAGtattcattttggcagaaagaatagaacaTTAAAGAGTAAGAGACTGCAGAGCTCTTAAGGGATTTGGTGAGAGGCAGATGCTGTACAATCTGGATAAATAGGAGGTtaccactttggtagcaaaaatataAAGACAGATCATCTGAATGGCTCTAAGTTGAGAGGGGGAAATGTTCAGAGTGACCTGGGCATTCTGGTACACCAGTCACTAAGTAACCGTGCAGGTGTAGCAGGCAGTAAAAAAGGCAAACTGTATGTTAACGAAAACATTCGAGTCCAGGTACAACGATGTCTTGCTGCcgttat is from Chiloscyllium plagiosum isolate BGI_BamShark_2017 chromosome 41, ASM401019v2, whole genome shotgun sequence and encodes:
- the LOC122542773 gene encoding alpha-soluble NSF attachment protein isoform X1, producing MDNSAKEREAMGLMAEAEKKVRSARSFIVSLFGGSSRLEEACEMYARAANMFKMAKNWSAAGNAFCEAAKLHLHLQSKHDAATNFVDAGNAFKKADPQEAINCLNRAIEIYTDMGRFTIAAKHHISIAEIYESELVDIEKAIAHYEQAADYYKGEESNSSANKCLLKVATYAAQLEQYPKAVEIYEQVGTTAMDSPLLKYSAKEYFFKAALCHFCVDMLNAKLAVTKYEEMFPAFSDSRECKLVKKLLDAFEEQNVDGYTDAVKEYDSISRLDQWLTTMLLRIKKTIQGEESDLR
- the LOC122542773 gene encoding alpha-soluble NSF attachment protein isoform X2 — its product is MMRLPTLWMQEMPSRKLTPKGRFTIAAKHHISIAEIYESELVDIEKAIAHYEQAADYYKGEESNSSANKCLLKVATYAAQLEQYPKAVEIYEQVGTTAMDSPLLKYSAKEYFFKAALCHFCVDMLNAKLAVTKYEEMFPAFSDSRECKLVKKLLDAFEEQNVDGYTDAVKEYDSISRLDQWLTTMLLRIKKTIQGEESDLR